A window of Nitrospira sp. contains these coding sequences:
- a CDS encoding calcium-translocating P-type ATPase, SERCA-type yields the protein MNSREWHTQTPDELETTLQSNLDRGLTERDARQRLVEYGPNELPEAPPVSALTLLLGQFTSVIIWVLIGAAVISGLLQEWVDAAAILAIVLLNAVLGFVQEYRAEQSIAALKKLSITMARAIREGVIRSIPARELVPGDLIQVEAGDRVPADSRVVYATGLQTQEASLTGESIPVAKSAEPIPHTEVPLGDRHNMLFMGTIVVSGKGRALVTATGAQTELGKIAALIHREAQAEQEETPLQRRLEQLGHSLLWLSLGIVTVVFLLGALRGVPLVTMFLTAVSLAVAAIPEGLPAVVTITLALGVTRMVKRHALIRRLPAVETLGSTTVICSDKTGTLTKNEMTVTALYQGGEIFTVTGEGYAPVGEIRSDSEPTTPALKPGLMTLLRASVLCNGADLRLEAFLWHIVGDPTEGALLVAAAKAGLTKNHLEQENPWLGEVPFDSERKKMTVVRRTPSGPIAFIKGAPDVLLRDCQAWLTRGGDIQPLTDAIRQEITATNQRLASQALRVLGVAMRPLDRIPDVYDAKNLECDLVFLGLVGMKDPIRPEAKAAVEACRVAGIRTVMITGDHKDTAIAIANELGLMEPGAQAISGAELNQLSDEELRDQVKAVAVYARVTAEHKLRVVHAWKQQGAVVAMTGDGVNDAPALKAADIGVAMGMSGTDVTKEAADMVVTDDNFASIAAAVEEGRAIYDNIRKSVYYLLSCNISEILLMLLATLFGLPLPLLPVQILWINLVTDGLPALALAVDPADAGLMQRPPRPPQEPFLTRARLLRLLIQGTFIAAITLLAFVYCLYGMDLNLERARTLTFTVMVLAQLFHALNNRSEDRSVFALGLWTNKPLLATVALSALLQAAIVFWPPIQGVFKVVPFDPEHWLLAIGVGMLPLVAMEIWKLAKKNADR from the coding sequence ATGAACTCACGCGAGTGGCACACCCAGACGCCGGACGAACTTGAGACAACCTTGCAATCCAATCTGGACAGAGGATTGACTGAGCGGGATGCCCGGCAGCGCCTGGTTGAGTACGGCCCGAATGAACTGCCCGAGGCTCCTCCGGTCTCAGCCCTGACTCTCCTCCTCGGACAGTTCACAAGCGTCATCATCTGGGTGCTGATCGGAGCAGCGGTCATCTCCGGGCTGCTCCAGGAATGGGTGGACGCAGCCGCGATCCTCGCCATCGTCTTGCTGAACGCCGTCCTGGGCTTTGTGCAGGAGTATCGAGCCGAGCAGTCCATCGCGGCATTGAAAAAGCTCTCGATCACGATGGCGCGCGCGATCCGAGAAGGGGTGATCCGGTCAATTCCAGCGCGTGAGCTCGTGCCGGGCGATCTCATTCAGGTCGAAGCCGGCGATCGCGTGCCAGCAGACAGCCGCGTAGTCTATGCAACAGGTCTTCAGACGCAGGAGGCCTCGTTGACCGGCGAATCGATCCCAGTCGCCAAATCAGCCGAGCCGATTCCCCACACAGAGGTACCCTTGGGTGACCGCCATAACATGCTCTTTATGGGGACCATTGTCGTCTCCGGAAAAGGGCGCGCGCTGGTCACCGCCACCGGAGCCCAGACGGAGCTCGGAAAGATTGCCGCGCTGATTCACCGCGAAGCCCAGGCAGAGCAGGAAGAGACGCCGCTTCAACGTCGGCTGGAACAACTGGGGCATAGCCTGCTGTGGTTGTCCCTCGGCATCGTCACGGTTGTGTTCCTGCTCGGGGCCCTCCGCGGAGTGCCCCTTGTGACGATGTTCCTCACCGCCGTGAGCCTGGCCGTGGCGGCGATCCCTGAGGGCCTGCCCGCCGTGGTCACCATCACGCTCGCCTTGGGCGTGACGCGGATGGTGAAACGGCATGCCTTAATTCGCCGCCTTCCAGCCGTCGAAACGTTGGGCTCGACGACCGTGATCTGCTCCGACAAGACCGGCACGCTTACGAAAAACGAGATGACTGTGACGGCCCTCTATCAAGGAGGAGAAATCTTCACGGTGACCGGCGAAGGGTACGCGCCAGTCGGGGAGATCCGGTCGGACAGTGAGCCAACGACACCGGCCCTGAAGCCAGGACTCATGACGCTCTTGCGTGCCTCGGTGCTGTGCAATGGTGCCGACCTTCGACTGGAGGCCTTTCTCTGGCACATCGTGGGTGATCCGACGGAAGGCGCATTGCTGGTCGCAGCGGCCAAGGCCGGACTGACAAAGAATCATCTCGAACAAGAGAACCCCTGGTTGGGCGAAGTGCCGTTTGACTCAGAGCGAAAGAAGATGACGGTGGTGCGCCGGACTCCCTCCGGTCCCATCGCCTTTATCAAAGGCGCCCCGGATGTCTTGCTGCGCGACTGCCAAGCCTGGCTCACGCGAGGCGGCGACATCCAGCCGCTCACGGATGCGATCCGCCAGGAGATTACGGCCACCAATCAGCGCCTTGCGTCTCAAGCGCTCAGAGTCCTTGGGGTGGCCATGCGTCCGCTGGACCGGATTCCGGACGTCTATGACGCCAAGAATCTGGAGTGCGACCTCGTGTTCTTGGGATTGGTCGGGATGAAAGATCCGATCAGACCGGAAGCGAAGGCGGCGGTGGAAGCCTGTCGTGTGGCCGGGATTCGAACCGTCATGATCACCGGAGATCATAAGGACACGGCGATCGCCATTGCGAATGAGCTCGGCCTCATGGAGCCGGGCGCGCAAGCGATCTCAGGTGCGGAGCTGAACCAGCTCTCGGATGAGGAGTTGCGCGATCAGGTGAAGGCAGTGGCCGTCTATGCGCGTGTGACGGCAGAACACAAACTACGAGTCGTCCACGCGTGGAAGCAACAGGGAGCAGTGGTCGCGATGACGGGCGACGGGGTGAACGATGCGCCCGCCCTCAAAGCGGCGGACATCGGGGTGGCGATGGGCATGAGCGGCACGGACGTGACGAAAGAAGCCGCCGACATGGTGGTGACCGATGATAACTTCGCCTCCATTGCGGCGGCCGTGGAGGAAGGCCGGGCGATTTATGACAACATTCGGAAGAGTGTTTACTACCTGCTCTCCTGCAACATCAGCGAAATCCTATTGATGTTGCTGGCGACGCTGTTCGGCCTCCCGCTCCCGCTGCTGCCGGTGCAAATTCTCTGGATCAACTTAGTCACGGACGGCTTGCCCGCCCTCGCTTTAGCGGTGGATCCGGCGGACGCGGGTCTGATGCAGCGGCCTCCGCGTCCGCCGCAAGAGCCGTTCCTCACTCGGGCACGCTTGCTGAGACTCTTGATCCAGGGAACCTTCATCGCCGCGATCACACTCCTGGCGTTCGTGTATTGCCTCTACGGCATGGACCTCAATCTGGAGCGGGCCCGCACCCTCACGTTTACCGTGATGGTTCTGGCGCAGCTCTTCCATGCCCTAAATAACCGGAGCGAGGACCGATCGGTCTTTGCGCTTGGCCTCTGGACGAACAAGCCGTTGCTGGCCACTGTCGCCTTGTCTGCGCTGCTCCAAGCCGCGATTGTTTTCTGGCCCCCGATTCAAGGCGTGTTCAAAGTCGTCCCCTTCGATCCTGAACATTGGCTTCTGGCCATTGGCGTAGGGATGCTACCGCTCGTCGCCATGGAAATCTGGAAGCTAGCAAAAAAGAACGCTGACAGATAG
- a CDS encoding SHOCT domain-containing protein produces MRILATYSEQARITSSLAAIVMAFLLASCASSPVFSHTVYEDPTILVRLDSPLFQEDVSGAPAGRIPELTVADLAALLRSVRIQPEISFLSYWVLRKEPQPEPAFPNDDAQLLAPYLLAALAQARPNETAVFFLRRTREDGIPLITTGGLLIQGDQLVLLLANARRPATTQRKLETARDAPLHPLGEVDVHFVTGPYQTTLAKKDLPKSIAKTAAQALSVDYRAWLAGFLQPGRGSSPSQTEPESPAAMIEGKLHRLKIWREQGLITDDEYLQKRQEILKRF; encoded by the coding sequence ATGAGAATCCTGGCCACCTACTCCGAGCAGGCACGGATCACTTCCAGCCTTGCCGCCATAGTGATGGCCTTCCTCCTCGCGAGCTGTGCAAGCTCTCCCGTTTTTTCCCATACAGTGTACGAAGACCCAACCATTCTTGTGCGGTTAGACAGTCCCTTGTTTCAGGAGGACGTCTCTGGCGCGCCCGCTGGACGCATTCCTGAGTTGACCGTCGCTGATCTCGCTGCGCTCTTGCGATCCGTGAGGATCCAGCCGGAGATCAGCTTTCTCAGCTACTGGGTCCTGAGGAAAGAGCCCCAGCCGGAACCAGCCTTCCCCAATGACGATGCCCAACTCCTCGCCCCCTATCTCCTGGCCGCGTTGGCCCAAGCCCGGCCCAACGAAACGGCGGTCTTTTTCCTCCGGCGGACCCGTGAGGACGGCATTCCCCTTATCACCACAGGCGGACTGCTCATCCAGGGCGATCAGCTCGTTCTTCTGCTGGCTAATGCCCGGAGACCTGCCACAACGCAACGAAAGCTCGAGACAGCCCGGGACGCGCCGCTTCACCCGCTGGGAGAGGTGGATGTTCACTTCGTGACCGGACCCTACCAGACCACGCTGGCCAAGAAAGACCTCCCGAAGAGCATCGCCAAAACCGCTGCCCAGGCTCTCTCGGTCGACTACCGCGCATGGCTCGCCGGCTTTTTGCAGCCTGGCCGAGGTTCCTCTCCGTCTCAGACCGAGCCGGAGAGTCCGGCTGCGATGATCGAAGGCAAACTACACCGGTTGAAGATCTGGCGCGAACAGGGGCTGATTACCGACGACGAATACCTGCAGAAGCGTCAAGAAATCCTCAAACGCTTCTGA